The stretch of DNA cccccagaAGGGATGTTggagcatgcaaagcgaggactttaaccactatgctatcacgctgagCCAGGGAAATAAATCTTAATACAGGAACTATAAAGAAAAATTAGGTAATTGGGAAAGGGGAGTCAGAAAAGTACAGCTAACTTATCAGACTGACCAGAGGTTCCCTCAGGTAGATTCACTTTAGACACAAAGCACATACGGAAGTTGAAGGCTGGGAAGAACTCTACAAAATAGCAAACAAGTGCCTAATACTCTTTGGGAAGTCTTCATGGGAACAGCtacactgccacctgcaatgctgaggTATCCCAGGTAAGAGTGCTGGTCAGTAGTCCtaacttctctgcttctgatccagctgtctgctaaatCACCTGGAAAGTAGCAGTGGATGGATCAAGTAcctgcacccctgccacccacatgggtgacctggatgaagctccaacTCATGActtcagcctagaccagccctccccattgtagccatttggggattgagccaagGGACagatctctcttctgtctcttcccaccccttcaaagaaataaacatgtgTTTGAAACAAACATGATGGAAACAAGACAAGCCAACTTATGTACCTGCAGATGAATGGGACACAGGCGTCTATGAGGATTCTGGCCCACACCATAGGTGGGACAACCCAGACCTGTCCATGCCCTGGACTTTTTGAGGGGTTCAGTGTGCTTGGTGGGCTGGGGCTTTGTCAGGTTCAAGGCATGGGTGCATTTTGAGACACAGGTGGGACAGTGATGCTTTCACAGTCTCCACACTtgccccagtggctgcagtgatgAGCTGTGTGCACAGGGAGCAGTGGTAAGCTGCAGTGCTCACCTGGGATCCCCTTCCCAAACACCTGTCCCTTCAAGGTACTTGTTGCTTGTCTTTGAGAATTCACATCTTTAATTACAAGGTGTGTCTGCCCCTATTTTAACAGACTTTTTGAGATATAATTTACATATCGTATAGCTCACCTATCTAAAATGTGTAAATCATGATTTTCAGTGCATTTCAGAGTTGTACCTTTCTATCTATAGACCCAAATCTTTCTTCGTAAtagttctttttcttcctctatcccatttcttctcagttttaagatttgtttatttttatcagaaaggcagatttacagagagaaggagaaacagaaaaatcttcccccaagtggccacaacagccagaactgagtcaatctgaagccaggagccaggagcctccttctgggtctcccacatgggtgcagggccccaagactttgggccatccactgctgctttctcaggccacaagcagggagctatatgggaagtggagcagccaggactaggacccatatggaatccctgcacTTGTAAGATAtagatttagcccctgagccaacATATGGGTCCCTTCTCTTGAGTTTTGAGCTTAGTCCTCCTGGATCTTAGCCCACCCCTACCCCAGAAGTTAGGTTTTCTGAGTGACTTTCATCCCTGTATTGATGTGGCTAATTGAGTTATCATCCCTGCTTGCTCTTCCAGATATCATGTTAATATTCTCAACAGAGACCAGTCTCCTACATTctattaaaatttgaaatttgaatattcatttatatatttgtatatttgcattttatataatatacataatatattacATACATAAATAGTTATATGTTTTTAGGGATCTGATTGGATCCTCTTGCCTGAACTTAATTATTTCCAGATCTTTCACAAGATGCTTTCCACAGGTCCCTCTAGTGAAAGGCATCTTTTTGGGTATTCAGTTTGGCTTCTCTTTCTGAGTGCTAGGTCCCTCCCATGACatcatgatgatgatggtgatggtggttgcCCACATGTGGCTCAACGTGACCTACAGGATAAGCTATAGCAGTTAGGTTTGCAGACCCTAGAAAAAGCCCATGAGTGTTGGAAAATGGAGCAAATTCCACTGATTTGAACATCCAGCGACCTTCTCCCCAGACCCACAGAAGGAAGACATGCACATGGAGGTGCATGACTCTCAGGCCTGCCCCCACCACGGGCCTCTGCCTGTATCCTGTAGAGGTGAGACCTTAGCAGGCCAGAAAGTCTCTCCCTTGGGAAAACAGGAGCCACAAGAGAGCACTCAGAGACCAGTGTTAGCTAGCATCCCTGTCCCAACAAACAGACCAGCTCCATAAGTACCTGAAGTGCCCTGGGAACTGTGTCTTTGAATGGGCACACCCTGTTCCCACGTTCTTCAtcttgctgggctcctggctgtcctTGTGCCACACCCTTGTCTCTGTTAGCCAAGGGCCTAACTAAGCAAAGAGCCCACAGAACCTCGCCACCTGCCCTCTCTGCTGGTTTGGATGAGTCTTAGGGATGCAGAGTCCTGCCTGGAGCGAGAAGGATTAGAAAGTGGGGTTGCACCAACACAAACAAGTTCTACTGACTTTTACTTTTAACCTCCACAGAGAGATTCGGGTTGGTGGGTGGATTTCAGAATAGAGGGGGGTCTCTCAGAAAACTGAGAAATTCTACTCAGCATTGTGGGCATGCATAGGTGAGCTCGGTCAGCTGTGTTGGATGTATTTATTCTTTAGCTCAATGACCAGTGTATCATCCTCTTCATGGGAAAGAcaagagggaggaggaagtgtCAGGGACTCCAACAATGCCATGAGGAGTCACTGGGCATGAACAAAAGGCAGCTCAGGTTGCTGACTCCCCAGGTGAAGAGGTGGCCCTCAGGGCCCGTGGTGTCTCCCATCCATCTCCATGGTTTCCGGGGAGCCTGATCTCCTCCAGAACCTGTCAGGGCTCCACCGAGGTCTGTGGTGGACTCCGTTATGTCTTGGTGGGCCCCCGCCAGGGTTGGAGAAGTGGGGGTAGTAGAGAGCTGTGTCAAAAGTGCTTCTCAGGGACAGGCATTCTCTCTAGAAAAGGAAGAATCACTGGTTTGAGAACTGTATCTTTCCCAAGGCTTCCCCATGACTGTTCTAGAATCCCCACACCCCCACCACCCCGACACTCCTCCTTTCCGTCCTTATCCCCTTCGCCAACACTTGCTGTTTCTCTATGGACTCCCTTTCCTGTCCATCCCCTCACCTGGGACTCCTGATAGTcagacctccccacccccgcccttcCTAGGTTCTCTCCTAGGAGAGGTTCTTTCTTAGGAACTCACAATGAAGTAGAAGAGTCCAGCAAAGAGTCCCACGGCCACCACAACTGTAAACAGGGTGATGAGGGTGATTTCCAATGGCTCCAGGGAACTACTAGGCTTTAGCAAAGTAGTACTGCTTGTGCTGATTGTGTTGGAGGTGGTGAGCAGTCCAGTGGAAGCAGATGGGCCAGAGCTCACACTAGATCCAAGGTTGGAGGCTGGGCTAGTCCTGCCTGAGACTATGCTGGTCCCACTTGAGGCTGTGCTTGTTCCATCTAAATGTATGCTGGATGTGGTATTAGAGGTTGTGCTGGTCCCACTTGAGGCTGTGCTGGTCCCACTTGAGGCTGTGCTGGGTGCACTTTTGGTGGCTGTGCTGGTCCCACTTGAGGCTGTGCTGGCCCCACTTGAGGCTGTGCTGGCCCCACTTGAGGCTGTGCTGGGTGCACTGTTGATGactgtgctggccccacttgAGTCTGTGCTGGCCCCACTTGAGGCTGTGCTGGTCCCACTTGAGGCTGTGCTGGGTGCACTGTTGGTGGCTGTGCTGATCCCAGTTGAGGCTGTGCTGGGTGCACTGTTGATGACTGTGCTGGGTGCACTTGAGGCTGTGCTGGCCCCACTTGAGGCTGTGCTGGTCCCACTTGAGGCTGTGCTGGCCCCACTTGAGGCTGTGCTGGGTGCACTGTTGGTGGCTGTGCTGATCCCACTTGAGGCTGTGCTGGGTGCACTTTTGGTGGCTGTGCTGGGTGCACTTGAGGCTGTGCTGGCCCCACTTGAGGCTGTGCTGGTCCCACTTGAGGCTGTGCTGGTCCCACTTGAGGCTGTGCTGGGTGCA from Ochotona princeps isolate mOchPri1 chromosome 1, mOchPri1.hap1, whole genome shotgun sequence encodes:
- the MUC21 gene encoding mucin-21, translated to MFSNIGPNPITSGTITLGGTSTASSGTSTATNSVPSTASTGTSTASTGTSTASSALSTASSGASTATNSAPSTASTGTSTASTGTNTASSALSTASSGASTATNSARSTASTGTSTASTGTNTASSAPSTASSGTSTASSGTSTASSGASTASSAPSTATKSAPSTASSGISTATNSAPSTASSGASTASSGTSTASSGASTASSAPSTVINSAPSTASTGISTATNSAPSTASSGTSTASSGASTDSSGASTVINSAPSTASSGASTASSGASTASSGTSTATKSAPSTASSGTSTASSGTSTTSNTTSSIHLDGTSTASSGTSIVSGRTSPASNLGSSVSSGPSASTGLLTTSNTISTSSTTLLKPSSSLEPLEITLITLFTVVVAVGLFAGLFYFIRECLSLRSTFDTALYYPHFSNPGGGPPRHNGVHHRPRWSPDRFWRRSGSPETMEMDGRHHGP